The Benincasa hispida cultivar B227 chromosome 9, ASM972705v1, whole genome shotgun sequence genome has a segment encoding these proteins:
- the LOC120087242 gene encoding box C/D snoRNA protein 1-like produces the protein MAEGDATATASTSSNRQESSLCQECKSNPSKYKCPACSIRSCSLNCVNAHKRRSGCTGKRKQTQFVPLSQFNDSILLSDYNLLEEVKRMAESAQRHRKKLCPYTHAYFRLPFHLKSLRTAASSRRTKIMFLPTGMTKRENNQTRYDKREKTIFWTMEWRFNSADIVLVDHGVNENSKLSTILENHLQPSPWKNQLEKFCEQLDSLKFFVRTYPKGATSPFRELDSRLPIRQLFSNLVFVEYPVIYVFLPSQTPNFEVVKTANPMSRNPEGTNAGKNNLASHEGVSFRVEEIEDDDNSWNPQVLDLMQVSTLSPRCEVDPQNLHNATHTYSIDLMGKQEFGNSPNSSSQAKELGVVKEFEFDFEQDLIDAYSNIMAQINPDDFLDWEGDFSKGVEMEGSGELLGDAFTVEELEEGEIME, from the exons ATGGCCGAAGGAGATGCAACTGCAACAGCTTCCACAAGCTCCAACCGCCAAGAATCATCACTCTGCCAAGAGTGTAAATCGAACCCATCTAAGTACAAGTGCCCCGCTTGCTCTATCCGTTCTTGTAGCCTCAATTGCGTCAATGCCCACAAGCGCCGTAGTGGCTGTACTGGCAAGAGGAAGCAGACCCAATTCGTCCCGCTTTCTCAGTTCAATGATAGTATCCTTCTCTCTG ATTATAATTTGCTGGAGGAAGTGAAGAGGATGGCTGAATCAGCTCAAAGACACAGAAAAAAATTGTGCCCTTATACTCATGCTTACTTTCGGTTACCATTTCACCTTAAAAGTTTGCGCACTGCTGCTTCAAGCAGGAGAACAAAAATCATGTTTCTCCCCACAGGAATGACGAAAAGGGAGAACAATCAAACTCGATATGACAAGAG GGAAAAAACAATCTTCTGGACAATGGAATGGCGGTTCAACTCTGCAGATATTGTTTTAGTTGACCATGG GGTTAACGAGAACTCAAAGCTTTCTACCATTCTTGAAAACCATCTACAACCAAGTCCATGGAAAAATCAACTTGAAAAGTTTTGCGAGCAGCTGGATAGCCTCAAATTTTTTGTCCGTACATACCCCAAG GGAGCTACGTCGCCTTTTCGTGAGCTGGACTCGAGGTTGCCCATAAGACAGCTGTTTTCCAATTTGGTTTTTGTGGAATACCCTGTTATATATGTTTTTCTACCCTCTCAAACTCCTAACTTTGAAGTAGTTAAAACTGCCAATCCAATGAGTCGTAATCCAGAAGGTACAAATGCCGGAAAAAATAATCTTGCTAGTCATGAAGGCGTTTCCTTCAGGGTGGAAGAAATAGAAGATGATGACAACTCTTGGAATCCTCAGGTTCTTGATCTGATGCAAGTATCAACTTTAAGCCCACGTTGTGAAGTCGACCCCCAAAACCTGCATAATGCAACACATACTTACTCTATAGATTTGATGGGGAAGCAGGAATTTGGGAATAGCCCCAATTCAAGCTCCCAGGCCAAGGAGCTAGGGGTTGTGAAAGAATTCGAGTTTGATTTTGAGCAAGATCTGATAGATGCATACTCGAATATCATGGCACAAATCAATCCAGATGATTTTCTTGATTGGGAAGGAGACTTTTCCAAGGGAGTGGAAATGGAAGGAAGTGGTGAACTTCTTGGGGACGCGTTCACGGTTGAAGAACTGGAGGAAGGAGAGATCATGGAATAG